In a genomic window of Quercus lobata isolate SW786 chromosome 4, ValleyOak3.0 Primary Assembly, whole genome shotgun sequence:
- the LOC115988133 gene encoding protein CHROMOSOME TRANSMISSION FIDELITY 7-like, with amino-acid sequence MQAKITTFFKNPISTSIAPKSPDPPPIFDELTIWENKQHQFFNTYSRRAQNPDSNKGSISDILVKKPNSDNLCSIAKSKSSERAIKTNKKRTYAQLHLDLGQSDFNLHTCSTCGVKYAPGEEEDEKAHKGFHRDYTLGIPFKGWCSERVVHMPSIEGGRIILVLDCDPVAHRSKVEEVVKMMEIDLGSGWIFHKSCKVYLFISSQRVVGCLLAEPIKQAFKVCSCSLNGGSEGTSAKEVARQSSSSLQFGDISFKREVKKRTHSVNSSEVLDGNLNGAIICENEGVPAVCGIRAIWVTPSNRRKHIASQLLDAVRMSFCMGSVLELSQLALSQPTSAGKALASNYFSTGSFLVYKTNSLNSQMVN; translated from the exons ATGCAAGCTAAGATCACTACTTTCTTCAAAAACCCAATTTCTACTTCTATAGCACCCAAGTCTCCAGACCCACCTCCCATTTTTGACGAACTCACCATCTGGGAGAACAAACAGCACCAATTCTTCAACACCTACTCACGCAGAGCTCAAAACCCAGATAG TAACAAAGGGTCAATCAGTGACATACTAGTGAAGAAACCCAATTCAGATAATTTGTGTTCAATAGCGAAATCGAAGAGTTCTGAAAGAGCAATTAAGACGAACAAGAAGAGAACTTATGCACAGTTGCATTTGGATTTGGGTCAGTCTGATTTTAATTTACACACATGTTCAACATGTGGGGTCAAGTATGCTCCTGGAGAGGAAGAGGATGAGAAGGCTCACAAGGGATTTCATAGAGACTATACCCTTGGGATTCCATTCAAG ggTTGGTGCAGTGAAAGGGTTGTCCATATGCCTTCAATTGAAGGTGGTCGAATCATTTTGGTGTTAGATTGTGATCCTGTTGCACATAGGAGCAAG GTGGAGGAAGTGGTAAAAATGATGGAGATTGATCTTGGAAGTGGATGGATTTTCCATAAGAGTTGTAAG GTGTATCTGTTTATTTCCTCCCAAAGGGTTGTAGGTTGCCTACTTGCAGAACCAATAAAACAAGCATTCAAAGTTTGCTCATGCTCATTGAATGGGGGATCTGAGGGCACTTCTGCCAAGGAAGTGGCAAGACAAAGTTCATCCTCCCTCCAATTTGGGGATATCAGTTTTAAAAGGGAAGTCAAGAAAAGAACCCATTCTGTTAATAGTTCTGAGGTTTTGGATGGGAATCTCAATGGAGCAATCATTTGTGAAAACGAAGGGGTACCTGCTGTCTGTGGCATTAGAGCTATTTGGGTCACTCCCTCTAACAGAAGAAAGCACATAGCTAGCCAATTACTGGATGCTGTGAG GATGAGTTTCTGCATGGGTTCTGTTCTTGAACTTTCTCAACTGGCACTCTCTCAGCCAACCTCAGCTGGAAAGGCACTGGCATCCAATTATTTTAGCACTGGATCTTTCTTGGTGTACAAAACCAACAGTCTAAACTCACAGATGgttaattaa